A section of the Elizabethkingia anophelis R26 genome encodes:
- a CDS encoding DUF4133 domain-containing protein yields MGFYLYKGLKKPLVFFGLKDKYIYYAIGTAVGGLVSAAILSSFIGIFGSVAGLGIGGLGIWWIFKTQDKKGLYNKTRNDGELHIFPKKFKIRTNEISRFHLTTKK; encoded by the coding sequence ATGGGCTTTTATCTCTACAAGGGGCTTAAAAAACCCCTTGTTTTCTTCGGACTTAAAGACAAGTATATATACTACGCAATAGGCACTGCTGTAGGAGGTCTTGTAAGTGCAGCCATTCTTTCATCATTCATTGGCATTTTCGGCTCGGTAGCCGGCTTAGGCATAGGTGGTTTAGGAATTTGGTGGATATTCAAGACTCAGGATAAAAAAGGTCTTTACAATAAGACCAGAAATGATGGGGAACTTCACATATTCCCTAAAAAATTTAAAATCAGAACAAATGAAATCTCCCGATTCCATTTGACAACTAAAAAATAG
- a CDS encoding membrane protein gives MKTKYFTAFVCLIAVLAPMLMFGQTNTNYNQLLQFLKGDGAFEKWFMEVFTKLDTQVNNDATSASFLGRSIGGFGALCYLSYLGWQMQSGDRQWEITPMLRPIFIGFMLIYWSGFTSMIQYPFQKLAEPSQSIFQDIEKQVNDVRVKRFEKQNQLLEALIKKKAEEDAKSETIDKMGEKSDSSWFDLSDQFDKLIAPIKEFQIRMNFEMQKLVADLIEAVALTILRVCTYLIFFIQKIWAYILITLGPIAVGISIIPGFESAMTNWVSKFINVNLYTFVAYTIINIGQQLIISGYQMEIDRYDLLIQNGAVVDYNMLLVYIQSNGMIHTVLFPCVAYIVTGIGVLMTPTIADTIVSAGGAGAMTKAKAAGGKIAGTATKTAKVATKVIGL, from the coding sequence ATGAAAACAAAATATTTTACCGCCTTTGTATGCCTTATAGCTGTATTAGCTCCCATGCTTATGTTCGGTCAGACTAATACTAACTATAATCAACTCTTACAATTCCTAAAGGGCGATGGAGCTTTTGAAAAGTGGTTTATGGAAGTATTCACTAAACTCGATACTCAGGTAAATAATGATGCTACTTCAGCAAGCTTTCTCGGGAGATCCATCGGAGGTTTTGGAGCTCTATGTTATCTTAGTTATTTAGGATGGCAAATGCAATCCGGTGACCGTCAATGGGAAATCACCCCAATGCTAAGACCAATTTTTATTGGGTTTATGCTTATCTATTGGTCAGGTTTTACCAGCATGATCCAATATCCATTCCAAAAACTAGCAGAGCCTTCTCAGTCAATTTTTCAGGATATTGAAAAACAAGTAAATGACGTGAGAGTAAAGAGATTTGAAAAGCAAAATCAACTTTTAGAAGCTCTTATTAAAAAGAAGGCTGAAGAAGATGCCAAAAGTGAAACTATTGATAAGATGGGAGAAAAATCTGATAGTTCCTGGTTTGACCTTTCCGATCAGTTCGATAAACTCATAGCACCAATTAAAGAATTTCAGATCAGAATGAATTTTGAAATGCAAAAATTAGTTGCAGATCTCATTGAAGCAGTCGCTTTAACTATCCTAAGGGTTTGTACCTACCTTATTTTCTTTATTCAAAAAATATGGGCATATATACTCATTACCCTTGGCCCTATAGCAGTAGGAATATCAATTATCCCTGGGTTTGAATCTGCAATGACCAACTGGGTATCGAAATTTATCAATGTAAACCTGTACACATTTGTTGCCTACACTATTATCAACATTGGCCAACAGCTTATTATATCCGGATATCAAATGGAAATTGATCGTTATGATCTGCTCATCCAAAACGGAGCTGTTGTAGATTATAATATGCTGTTAGTCTATATCCAGAGTAACGGAATGATACACACTGTATTATTTCCCTGCGTTGCTTATATCGTCACAGGAATCGGAGTTTTAATGACACCTACAATTGCAGACACAATTGTCTCTGCCGGAGGAGCAGGAGCTATGACTAAAGCCAAAGCAGCAGGAGGTAAAATAGCAGGTACTGCCACGAAAACGGCTAAAGTAGCTACTAAAGTAATTGGATTATAG
- a CDS encoding FISUMP domain-containing protein, producing the protein MKRKFYNSTAIFLLSSVTFINSCRSADTDNNIISGASGTSKLNINLAGTTFSDSQNSAKQTSLNKDIRTNPINNVQKFNVLLTPSSVMTAELIDKTVLTTVADTNKNLRADVTYPPNEKVPKGTAFRVILYKYDDNSYYAHQDYIVGGETKPFVVKNGTKYTVIVYSYNTSTLPMATSGELSDLNSALINYDNTNRDFSHQISWWTFNSSDSGNYTLNIILNKKVAQITATINAGSLGNISDIKNALISPHYSNGTISLANGNIQNRTNLSTGENVNFLIPTAAPVQVSQPLFVNADTGGQNTGSFSADVTIGGATKKVSLPNIFSITPGRRYFLNVNLSKRCGAYIAPGVWKDFMCHNLGADTKADPLTASSSIFGAKYQWGRASEAISQATDISTTSYISGWNSTPAPSTSWSDSNKTANDPCPNGYRLPTYTEWRGVLANNTITRTGDWSGTGYGNAIKIGDNLLLPATGYRFPGDGTLNPRNVGYYWSSTYSGGNNGAALYFDQNTQAVYDTDMPRGINIRCIAQ; encoded by the coding sequence ATGAAAAGAAAATTCTATAATTCTACCGCTATATTTCTATTATCTTCTGTAACCTTCATTAATTCCTGTAGAAGTGCAGATACAGATAATAATATTATTTCTGGAGCTAGTGGAACAAGTAAACTCAATATTAATTTAGCTGGTACAACTTTCTCTGATTCTCAAAATTCTGCAAAACAGACATCATTAAATAAAGATATTAGAACTAATCCTATAAATAATGTCCAAAAGTTTAATGTCTTATTAACACCAAGTTCAGTAATGACTGCGGAACTTATAGACAAAACAGTACTTACAACTGTAGCAGACACAAATAAAAATCTTAGAGCAGATGTTACGTATCCTCCTAATGAAAAAGTACCAAAAGGTACTGCTTTTAGAGTAATACTATATAAATATGATGACAATTCATATTATGCACATCAAGATTATATAGTCGGAGGAGAAACTAAACCATTTGTAGTAAAAAATGGTACTAAATATACAGTTATAGTATATTCATATAATACTTCTACATTGCCTATGGCAACCTCTGGAGAGCTTTCAGATCTTAATAGTGCTTTAATTAACTATGATAATACTAATCGAGATTTTTCCCATCAAATAAGCTGGTGGACCTTTAATAGTAGTGATTCTGGAAATTATACTTTAAATATTATTTTGAATAAAAAAGTTGCTCAGATCACAGCAACTATCAATGCTGGTAGTTTAGGAAATATTAGTGATATAAAAAATGCTTTAATTTCTCCACATTATTCAAATGGTACCATTTCATTAGCAAACGGTAATATCCAAAATAGGACTAATCTTTCCACTGGTGAAAATGTTAATTTTTTAATTCCCACTGCTGCTCCAGTTCAAGTGTCGCAACCATTATTCGTAAATGCAGATACTGGAGGCCAAAATACAGGTTCTTTTTCTGCGGATGTTACTATTGGTGGAGCTACAAAAAAAGTTAGTTTACCGAATATATTCTCCATTACACCAGGTAGAAGATATTTTCTAAATGTAAACTTATCTAAAAGATGTGGAGCATACATTGCACCAGGAGTATGGAAAGACTTCATGTGTCACAATCTTGGTGCAGATACAAAAGCAGATCCATTAACAGCATCATCTTCTATTTTCGGAGCTAAATATCAATGGGGAAGAGCCTCTGAAGCTATTTCTCAAGCAACAGATATATCCACTACAAGCTATATAAGTGGTTGGAATTCGACTCCTGCACCAAGTACATCTTGGAGTGATTCAAATAAAACAGCAAACGATCCATGTCCAAATGGATATAGACTACCAACTTATACAGAATGGAGAGGAGTTCTGGCAAACAATACCATTACCCGTACAGGAGATTGGTCAGGAACCGGTTATGGAAATGCAATTAAAATTGGAGATAATTTATTATTACCGGCAACTGGATATAGATTTCCTGGTGATGGTACACTAAATCCTAGAAATGTCGGATACTATTGGTCAAGTACATATTCTGGGGGAAATAATGGAGCAGCTCTTTATTTTGATCAAAATACTCAGGCAGTCTATGATACAGATATGCCAAGAGGAATAAATATTCGCTGTATTGCACAATAA
- a CDS encoding TraG/VirB4 family ATPase: protein MKNKTQIFDIPFIGYDYGSKHQWDFDVLIGKYGNPVIGIKIKNIVEQYSADPDNYLEYHSLLNQIVSTIGENRIIQKLDIFSKKRYSAEAAKEFLQQKYSEHFDGRIYKTIDTILLITDIIDDKTKKQKNKQYNFSDKNYKELREKCQKVFLQLKEKNCDPVFMKEKDFDHYLSGILSMQFKDIPSFDNIKSTNEYLRVGKQYVKVVSYVDVENIDLPSEIESYSVLGGSGAAASTAIDNFSFINELDSYNTIVYNQIISIPQQAPQLRDLDKKKKKHEGVTKNAPSNAIVAEEIETLLHNIAVDGQLIVNAHFSIIFSTNTLDEMESTQSLIESKLFTKGIIVSKNAYNQLELFRSSIPGNAVELKDYDLFMTTSEAALCFFFKESYPIDEISNFYLRFTDRQGVPIKIDTSDLPMTTGRINNRNKFVLGPSGSGKSFLMNNIVEQDLTYNYDIVIVDVGDSYSGTAAYKGAKYIQYTEENPITMNPFLIKKEELNIEKREFLVNLIYLIWQGPDSEKTPTHKSILDNALESYYHHFFDSGSKWFFNKSTNELVLYLKKYNIDEDDLNVDFEESFKNAETYYDVLGIPMDASSEEIKKAGRKLISQYHPDTNKNNPDYNPESFFHVHDAYETLRDEEKRRIYNETHLIVAKARTLIKRPENSEEWDEAYRKAIVKRIISIEEKLSVPELSFNSFYDYCEKFLPIYLNNKKHKINETEFNLRTFLLVLKDFYKGGRFGDTLNKVSDNDLFNEPFIVFEIDNIKDNETLFPIVTLIIMDVFIQKMRFRENRRKALILEEAWKAIASKLMGGLITYLYKTARKHFAEVITVTQELGDIIGNTVVKDSIISNSDTFILLDQTKFKDNFEAIASILSLNKVEQNKIFTINNLNNKEGRSRFKEFYIKRGSKGEVYGNEVSLEQYLTYTTEKPEKSAVKIYVTRYGTYDKAIEVFVSDLKKFGDSIGVMVALINLYKKPLDKQIINFYIMMKDKYKGKNVLQIIYRKMEDEDKSLVDIMKHSNIQEYEKV from the coding sequence ATGAAAAACAAAACACAAATCTTTGATATTCCATTTATCGGATATGACTATGGTAGCAAGCACCAATGGGATTTTGATGTTCTGATTGGAAAATATGGTAATCCTGTAATAGGTATTAAAATCAAAAATATAGTTGAGCAGTATTCGGCAGATCCGGATAACTATTTGGAGTATCATAGCTTACTCAATCAAATTGTTTCAACTATTGGAGAGAATAGAATTATCCAAAAACTGGATATTTTCAGTAAAAAAAGGTATTCTGCTGAAGCAGCAAAAGAGTTTTTACAGCAAAAATATTCCGAACATTTTGATGGAAGAATTTATAAAACTATCGATACCATCTTATTAATTACAGATATCATCGATGACAAAACAAAAAAACAGAAAAATAAACAATATAATTTTTCCGATAAAAACTATAAGGAACTTAGGGAAAAATGCCAGAAGGTCTTTTTACAATTAAAAGAGAAGAACTGCGATCCGGTATTTATGAAAGAAAAGGATTTTGATCATTACCTGAGTGGTATTCTTTCAATGCAGTTTAAGGATATACCTTCTTTTGATAATATAAAATCCACTAATGAGTACCTAAGAGTCGGAAAGCAGTATGTAAAAGTGGTAAGCTATGTTGATGTAGAGAATATTGATCTTCCAAGTGAAATTGAATCTTATTCTGTACTTGGTGGTAGTGGGGCTGCTGCATCTACTGCAATTGACAATTTTAGTTTTATTAATGAATTGGATAGTTACAATACTATTGTTTACAATCAAATTATTTCGATTCCTCAGCAAGCTCCACAGTTGCGAGATTTAGATAAAAAGAAAAAAAAGCATGAGGGAGTAACTAAAAATGCTCCTTCTAATGCTATTGTCGCAGAAGAAATAGAGACGCTACTTCATAACATTGCTGTAGATGGACAGTTAATTGTAAATGCTCATTTTTCTATTATTTTTTCTACAAATACTTTGGATGAAATGGAGAGTACTCAATCCCTGATTGAAAGTAAGCTTTTTACCAAAGGAATAATAGTCTCCAAAAATGCCTATAACCAGTTAGAACTCTTTCGGAGTTCAATACCAGGCAATGCCGTAGAACTAAAAGACTATGATTTATTCATGACAACAAGCGAAGCTGCCTTGTGTTTTTTTTTTAAAGAAAGTTATCCAATAGATGAAATCTCAAATTTTTATTTAAGATTTACTGATCGTCAGGGTGTTCCAATTAAAATTGACACATCAGATTTACCAATGACTACCGGTAGAATCAATAACAGAAACAAGTTTGTACTTGGTCCTAGTGGTAGTGGTAAGTCTTTTTTAATGAATAATATAGTTGAGCAAGATCTTACCTACAATTATGATATTGTTATTGTAGATGTTGGAGATTCTTACTCGGGAACAGCAGCTTATAAAGGTGCAAAGTATATTCAATATACTGAAGAGAACCCCATTACAATGAATCCTTTCCTAATTAAAAAAGAGGAGTTAAACATTGAGAAAAGAGAGTTTTTAGTAAATCTCATATATCTAATATGGCAAGGTCCCGATTCCGAAAAAACACCGACACATAAATCAATTTTGGATAACGCTTTAGAATCATATTATCATCATTTTTTTGATTCTGGGAGTAAGTGGTTCTTCAATAAGTCAACTAATGAACTGGTATTATATCTGAAGAAGTACAATATAGACGAAGATGATCTTAATGTGGATTTTGAAGAAAGCTTTAAAAATGCAGAAACTTATTATGATGTTTTAGGTATTCCTATGGATGCATCTTCAGAGGAAATAAAAAAAGCTGGTAGAAAGCTTATTTCACAGTATCACCCGGACACAAATAAAAACAATCCGGATTACAACCCAGAATCATTTTTTCATGTACATGATGCTTATGAAACTTTAAGGGACGAAGAAAAGCGTAGAATCTACAATGAAACCCATTTAATTGTTGCTAAAGCCAGAACATTAATTAAGAGACCTGAGAATAGTGAAGAGTGGGACGAAGCTTATAGAAAAGCTATAGTTAAAAGGATTATCAGTATAGAAGAAAAACTTTCTGTACCAGAGCTTTCTTTCAATAGCTTTTATGATTACTGTGAAAAGTTCTTGCCCATTTATTTAAATAATAAGAAACATAAAATAAACGAAACAGAATTCAATCTAAGAACCTTCTTATTGGTATTAAAAGATTTTTATAAAGGAGGAAGGTTTGGAGACACACTAAATAAAGTTTCTGATAATGATCTATTTAATGAACCGTTTATAGTCTTTGAAATAGACAATATAAAGGATAACGAAACGCTGTTTCCTATTGTAACACTCATCATCATGGATGTTTTCATTCAAAAAATGAGATTTCGAGAAAATAGAAGAAAAGCCCTTATTCTGGAAGAAGCCTGGAAAGCCATTGCTTCAAAATTAATGGGAGGGTTAATCACCTATCTCTATAAAACGGCAAGAAAACATTTTGCAGAGGTAATAACAGTAACACAGGAATTAGGAGATATTATTGGAAATACTGTTGTAAAAGATAGTATAATTAGTAACTCCGATACATTTATACTCCTTGACCAAACAAAGTTCAAAGATAATTTTGAAGCTATCGCTTCTATTTTATCATTAAATAAAGTTGAGCAAAACAAAATTTTCACCATTAATAATCTAAATAATAAAGAAGGGAGAAGCCGATTTAAAGAATTCTATATCAAAAGAGGAAGTAAAGGCGAAGTATATGGAAACGAAGTTTCGCTGGAACAGTACCTTACTTATACCACTGAAAAGCCTGAAAAATCGGCTGTTAAAATTTATGTTACCAGGTATGGAACTTATGATAAGGCAATAGAAGTATTTGTTTCTGATCTTAAAAAATTTGGTGACAGTATCGGAGTAATGGTAGCTCTAATAAACTTGTACAAAAAGCCTCTGGATAAACAAATCATAAACTTTTACATAATGATGAAAGATAAATATAAAGGAAAAAATGTACTTCAGATTATTTATCGAAAAATGGAAGATGAAGATAAAAGTTTAGTAGACATCATGAAACATTCAAATATACAGGAATATGAAAAAGTTTAA
- a CDS encoding DUF4134 domain-containing protein, whose amino-acid sequence MSKSKFNKRKYAGKILATVLLLAAIPVFAQGGAAALTNAATEIKKYWDPVKLIIMAVGGVVGLIGGVRIYNKWSNGDQDINKEVVGWGGACLFLIIVPQFVSSFFG is encoded by the coding sequence ATGAGTAAATCAAAATTCAACAAGAGAAAGTACGCGGGAAAAATTTTAGCCACTGTATTGTTACTAGCGGCCATTCCCGTATTTGCCCAAGGAGGTGCAGCTGCATTAACTAATGCTGCAACAGAGATCAAAAAATATTGGGATCCCGTAAAGCTGATCATTATGGCCGTCGGTGGTGTGGTCGGCCTGATTGGTGGGGTTCGTATTTACAACAAGTGGAGTAATGGAGACCAGGATATCAACAAGGAAGTTGTTGGTTGGGGTGGAGCTTGCTTGTTTTTGATCATTGTACCTCAATTCGTCTCTTCATTCTTTGGATAG
- the traK gene encoding conjugative transposon protein TraK: protein MLVKNIEQKIKVNKAVSIATVLFAVFIVIVGFYFSYKMVQDSRRSIYVIDNGVPILVKQTDELLNRPVEYKSQVELFHRLFFTLAPDDKYIKENAEKSLYLIDDSGKKEYANLREKGFYNQIISSNSMVTTQADSIKIDLEKKKFIYYGKEMINRKSSVIKRKLITEGNFDDIIRSPNNPHGVILKNWRILDNSEISNESKYSPL, encoded by the coding sequence ATGCTAGTAAAAAATATAGAACAAAAAATTAAAGTAAACAAAGCGGTTTCTATTGCTACAGTTCTCTTTGCAGTATTTATCGTGATCGTTGGCTTTTACTTTTCTTATAAAATGGTTCAGGACTCAAGAAGATCAATCTATGTTATTGATAATGGTGTTCCTATTCTGGTAAAACAAACTGATGAACTTCTAAATCGCCCTGTAGAATATAAAAGCCAGGTAGAGCTCTTTCACAGATTATTCTTTACGCTCGCTCCGGATGATAAATACATCAAGGAGAATGCAGAGAAATCACTATACCTTATTGATGATAGTGGTAAAAAGGAATATGCTAACCTTAGAGAAAAAGGATTTTATAATCAAATAATTTCTTCAAACTCTATGGTAACTACCCAGGCTGATTCCATAAAAATTGATCTGGAGAAAAAGAAGTTCATCTATTATGGTAAGGAAATGATCAACAGAAAATCATCTGTTATCAAAAGAAAGCTCATTACTGAAGGTAATTTTGATGATATCATCCGAAGTCCTAATAATCCACATGGCGTAATTCTTAAAAACTGGAGAATCCTGGACAACTCTGAAATTTCAAATGAATCCAAATATAGCCCACTATAG
- a CDS encoding ParA family protein: protein MIITFATQKGGAGKTTLAIAFANYISSLSERKLNVFDFDFQKSFYYKWKEDEGSDLPKIYDVEIIDSDQEKPFSDFETLIELKESEDINLFDLAGTLDEKYSDLLIYSDIIVIPFEYSDVSSKSTLVFINLLGMIESQAERVFIRSKYDKSYKYLNQEGMDEVIDQFGLILKDPVYKRNCLQTIDTRKLTYEQRYAVKNPFNQLIEHINETLQITL from the coding sequence ATGATAATCACCTTCGCTACACAAAAAGGAGGAGCAGGCAAAACAACTCTCGCCATAGCCTTCGCAAATTATATTTCATCGCTTTCTGAAAGAAAGTTGAATGTCTTTGATTTTGACTTTCAAAAATCCTTTTACTATAAGTGGAAGGAAGATGAAGGTAGTGATTTACCAAAAATATATGATGTTGAAATTATTGACAGTGACCAGGAAAAACCATTTTCGGATTTTGAAACACTAATAGAACTTAAAGAAAGTGAAGATATCAATCTATTTGATCTCGCTGGGACTCTGGATGAAAAATATAGTGATCTTCTTATCTATAGCGATATCATTGTTATTCCTTTTGAATATTCTGATGTGAGCTCTAAATCAACTTTAGTATTTATCAACCTGTTGGGAATGATTGAAAGTCAAGCTGAAAGAGTATTCATCCGCTCAAAATACGATAAAAGTTACAAATACCTTAATCAGGAAGGTATGGATGAAGTAATAGACCAATTTGGGCTTATACTAAAAGACCCCGTATACAAAAGAAACTGCCTACAAACTATTGACACCAGAAAGCTTACTTACGAACAAAGATATGCAGTAAAGAACCCCTTTAATCAATTAATTGAGCACATAAATGAGACGTTACAAATTACCCTTTAG
- a CDS encoding relaxase/mobilization nuclease domain-containing protein — translation MIVKILSSSSSDFHGVKYNEKKIDKGSGELMKMKNFPSFINSKSSQDSVRDYLKSISKNEKIKKPQFHAVISTKFQEHSKEDLTKIAESFMDDMGYGKQPYIVVFHNDTDNNHVHLVSTRVSKETGKKINDSYEKLKAQKALSKTLENLYGENLEANLEKLLRYKISTQGQLKTLLERNGYKILQNKNDENALDILKNGVKQKTIYGNQIVYDNSRKDNRSKQIVAILNKYKEIYSGKVFKIEDDRELRGKMAKDKYEVLKNDSKVKIEYESELQKKLRDVFGIDIVFHHKEDKDPYGYTLIDHKSSKVYKGSELLKMAELFEFTSDTIDKKNFELLKDYNVPDPESKKVLLEFFNTEKSKFEIKDFMLFQNKVRKDIEAYKEVRSDVKDFVKNWRSEKYKNNDVTIIKNEDGKYYALHTKHHYISELETLIGEREYEKFISPQSMLPENNNEAIAQEILKATEEIMEDFIKSSPTAKDPGEDELKKRRKKKSR, via the coding sequence ATGATAGTTAAGATTTTAAGTTCTTCTAGTAGTGATTTTCATGGTGTAAAATACAATGAAAAAAAAATTGATAAGGGATCTGGAGAATTGATGAAAATGAAAAACTTTCCCTCTTTCATTAATTCAAAAAGCAGCCAGGATAGTGTTCGGGATTATTTGAAATCTATTTCAAAAAACGAGAAGATTAAAAAGCCTCAATTCCACGCAGTAATATCTACAAAGTTCCAAGAACATAGTAAAGAAGATCTTACAAAAATAGCAGAAAGTTTCATGGATGATATGGGATATGGTAAACAGCCCTACATAGTAGTTTTCCATAATGATACCGATAACAACCACGTACATCTTGTTTCAACAAGGGTAAGTAAGGAAACCGGAAAAAAGATTAATGATAGCTATGAAAAATTAAAAGCCCAAAAAGCCTTAAGTAAAACACTAGAGAATCTATATGGTGAAAACTTAGAGGCTAATCTTGAAAAACTTCTTCGATACAAAATCAGTACCCAGGGACAACTTAAAACATTACTTGAAAGAAATGGCTACAAGATCTTGCAAAACAAAAATGATGAAAATGCATTAGACATTCTTAAAAATGGGGTAAAACAGAAAACTATCTACGGAAACCAGATCGTTTATGATAACAGCAGAAAGGATAACAGATCAAAACAGATTGTGGCTATTCTTAATAAATACAAAGAAATCTATTCTGGTAAAGTTTTCAAAATTGAAGATGATAGAGAGTTAAGAGGAAAAATGGCTAAAGATAAGTATGAGGTTCTCAAAAATGATTCGAAAGTAAAGATTGAATATGAAAGTGAACTACAAAAAAAATTAAGAGATGTATTTGGAATCGACATAGTATTTCATCATAAGGAAGATAAAGATCCCTACGGATATACCCTAATTGATCACAAGTCCAGCAAAGTATATAAAGGTAGTGAGTTATTAAAAATGGCGGAATTATTTGAGTTTACATCAGATACCATCGACAAAAAGAACTTTGAACTCCTAAAAGATTATAATGTCCCGGATCCTGAATCAAAGAAGGTGTTACTGGAATTTTTCAATACTGAAAAATCAAAATTTGAGATAAAGGACTTCATGTTATTTCAAAATAAGGTAAGAAAAGATATTGAAGCCTATAAAGAGGTTCGCAGCGATGTTAAAGATTTTGTTAAAAACTGGAGAAGTGAAAAGTACAAAAACAATGATGTTACAATAATTAAAAATGAAGATGGTAAATATTACGCTCTCCATACTAAGCATCATTACATAAGTGAGCTTGAAACCTTAATTGGTGAAAGAGAATATGAGAAGTTTATCAGTCCGCAAAGTATGTTACCAGAAAATAACAATGAAGCCATAGCACAGGAAATACTTAAAGCCACGGAAGAAATTATGGAAGATTTTATCAAGAGTAGCCCTACGGCAAAAGATCCTGGAGAGGATGAACTTAAAAAAAGACGGAAAAAGAAAAGTCGCTAG
- the traM gene encoding conjugative transposon protein TraM — protein sequence MDIKKLNFKQPKYIIPLIALPFIIFFGWQASQFMKTGKKDEKPKEELSLSLGDAQDSIMSKNDAYDSFFTKKDDRTMLDGLDKENDSLNQYSDNLGYKEKRYIDSLKAVRSQEMRRNENEMNRSYYKSHNNGSRTSADDRDYQRSVELIRTLNGGGSSTSNNNNNNNNNNNNVKLSASSQYGNSNQNIRKEDNDDPVKTLRKQMLMMDSLEKARNPEYQSKLAAEERLKKNKEKLDAFLNSTLTVSKSGVNSSFNSVFKEKENNFVKAVLDESINGYLGSRIRFRLLEDIYVGKHKVSKGALIYGQISGFTLQRVNLNVVSILNNGKILPINLSVYDTDGIQGMYVPQSEFREMMRQMGTNSVQGTQMDMSSQNFFTSIASSLFRSASQSISNLIRKNKAKLKYNSYIYLINDKELKKNENTY from the coding sequence ATGGATATTAAGAAATTAAATTTTAAACAGCCAAAGTATATTATCCCTCTTATAGCACTTCCATTTATTATATTCTTTGGATGGCAAGCTTCTCAGTTTATGAAAACTGGGAAAAAAGATGAAAAACCCAAAGAAGAACTTTCACTCTCTCTAGGGGATGCACAAGATTCTATTATGTCAAAAAACGATGCCTATGATAGTTTTTTTACTAAAAAGGATGATAGAACAATGCTTGATGGACTGGATAAAGAAAATGATAGCCTAAACCAGTATTCGGATAACCTGGGCTACAAAGAAAAACGCTACATAGATTCATTAAAAGCTGTGAGAAGCCAGGAAATGCGGAGAAATGAAAATGAAATGAACAGATCCTATTATAAATCTCACAATAATGGAAGCCGAACTTCGGCTGATGACAGAGATTACCAGCGTTCTGTTGAGCTTATCAGGACTTTAAATGGCGGTGGAAGTTCCACATCCAATAATAATAATAATAATAATAATAATAATAATAACGTAAAATTATCTGCGTCTTCACAATATGGAAATTCTAATCAAAATATAAGAAAAGAAGATAATGATGACCCTGTAAAAACTCTTAGAAAGCAAATGCTCATGATGGATTCGCTTGAAAAAGCACGGAATCCGGAATACCAGTCCAAGCTTGCTGCTGAGGAAAGACTAAAGAAAAACAAAGAAAAATTAGATGCTTTCCTAAATTCAACACTAACAGTAAGCAAATCAGGAGTAAACAGCAGTTTCAATTCAGTTTTTAAAGAAAAGGAAAATAATTTCGTGAAAGCTGTTTTGGACGAATCAATAAACGGCTACTTAGGTAGTAGAATTCGCTTCAGATTACTGGAAGATATATATGTCGGAAAACATAAGGTTTCTAAAGGTGCTCTTATTTATGGACAAATATCCGGATTTACGCTTCAAAGGGTCAACCTCAATGTTGTATCAATCCTTAATAACGGTAAAATTCTTCCTATTAATCTCTCAGTATATGACACCGACGGTATTCAAGGCATGTACGTACCGCAAAGTGAATTCCGTGAAATGATGAGACAAATGGGAACTAATTCGGTACAGGGTACACAGATGGATATGAGTAGTCAAAACTTTTTCACAAGTATAGCCTCTAGCCTATTTAGATCAGCATCACAATCAATTTCAAACCTAATTAGAAAGAACAAAGCCAAGCTCAAATACAATTCCTATATCTATTTAATAAACGATAAAGAACTTAAGAAAAATGAAAACACTTATTAA